One segment of Acidovorax sp. DW039 DNA contains the following:
- a CDS encoding ribonuclease — protein sequence MLKALAAQVRRVVVWGTLGVAFVLAPGVGHARQAPSAVSSLPSIALADLPAQGRATYVLIREGGPFPYEKDGTVFGNRERILPAQKRGYYREYTVRTPGASNRGARRIVCGGLQPRTPDACYYTSDHYASFREIVE from the coding sequence ATGCTGAAGGCTTTAGCCGCCCAAGTTCGCAGAGTTGTTGTCTGGGGTACTTTGGGTGTTGCGTTTGTGTTGGCTCCGGGGGTGGGTCATGCCCGCCAAGCTCCGTCTGCCGTAAGTTCGCTTCCTTCCATAGCGTTGGCCGATCTGCCCGCTCAGGGGCGAGCAACCTATGTGCTCATCCGTGAAGGTGGGCCGTTCCCTTACGAGAAGGACGGTACTGTTTTCGGCAACCGCGAGCGGATCCTGCCAGCACAAAAGCGTGGCTATTACCGCGAGTACACCGTCAGAACGCCGGGGGCCAGCAACCGGGGGGCGCGTCGCATCGTATGCGGTGGCTTACAGCCCCGAACCCCGGATGCTTGCTACTACACCAGCGACCACTACGCCAGTTTCCGCGAGATCGTCGAGTGA